The following nucleotide sequence is from Mesobacillus jeotgali.
GCTGCAGGAGGCATTCACGCTGCATTCCAGGCTCGTACATGTGAAGAAGCTTGAAAAAGGCGAGAAGGTCAGCTACGGAGCGACATATGAAGCGCCGGAAGAAATTTGGGTAGGGACGCTTCCAATTGGGTATGCTGATGGATGGATAAGAAGACTGCAGGGTCAGGAATTACTGGTCGATGGCAAAAGGTCCCCGATCATCGGAAGGATTTGCATGGATCAATGCATGGTAAAGCTTCCGTACGAGGTTCCGGTGGGAACGATTGCCACCTTGATCGGCAGCCAGGGACAGGAGTCAATCTCCATCAATGAGATTGCCAGCAAGCTAGAAACCATCAATTATGAAGTCCCGTGCATCATCTCCTCAAGGGTGCCAAGGTTGTACAGGCAAAATGGCAAAGTGGTCGATTTGAACAATTCGCTGTTATAGAACATCCAATAATTAACAAACCTGTGTAATCCCGCTAATACCATGCATAAAATACTAATTTTTTGGCGGATAATACAGAAGAATTGCTGATTTACCTTTGCATCTGGCATAAATAGTGATAATATTAGAAATGGTAGAGAGATAACGAACTTAATAATGGTATGTAGTGATGATGGTGGAGGTGTATGTTTGTGTCTGAATCCAGCGCAACAACTGAGATTTTGGTAAAGTTACCGCAGCATCTTTTAAGTGAACTAGATGGATTTGTTAAGCAAGAGAACGTAAACCGCAGCGAATTTATTTATCAGGCAACAAAAATGTTTTTGCGTGAGAAGAAAAAGAGACAAATTCGTGAATCCATGAGACGTGGCTATATGGAAATGGCCAAGATTAATTTGACCATTGCATCTGAAGCATTTCAAGCAGAATACGAGGCAGAACACACAGTTGAACGTCTAGTCAGCGGAGGATAATCCTTTGATTGTCAAACGTGGTGACGTCTATTTTGCGGACCTATCCCCAGTTGTTGGTTCAGAGCAAGGCGGAGTGCGCCCTGTCCTGGTCATCCAAAACGACATCGGGAATCGGTTTAGTCCCACAGTCATTATCGCAGCGATCACAGCACAGATCCAAAAAGCCAAGCTTCCTACTCATGTAGAGATAGATGCGAAGCGGTATGGTTTTGAACGAGACTCGGTCATCTTATTGGAACAGATACGCACAATTGACAAACAGCGCCTAACCGATAAAATTACCCATCTCGATGACGAAATGATGGAAAAAGTGGATGAAGCCCTTCAGGTAAGTTTAGGTCTTATCGAATTTTGATTTAACAGCACGCTCTTAAAAAAGAGCGTTTTTTTGTAACCGAACACCTGGCCTGCCCGCAGGCCTTATACATAACCAAAAAATAAAATCGGATGTTTTCTGTGTGGGAGGCAAGCTTAGCGGCTTGTCTCTTTTTTATTTAGTTGCCGGAGGTTGTGTTGGTTTCGGAGTTGAAAGAGGAGAGATGTCGGGGAAAGCTGTTAGAAGTAATTTAAGTTCGGACAGGTTTTGGTGTGGGATGCTTAAAAGCTGTCAAAAAAAGCCTGGGATTGTGACAGGTTTGGTGGTGGAAACGGAAAAGCTGTCAAAAGAGAGCCTAACTTAAGACAGGTTTGGGAGGAAAAGCAGAAAAGCTGTCAAAAGAAAGCCTAACTTAAGACAGGTTTGTGAAGAAAACCAGAAAAGCTGTCAAAAGAGAGCCCAACTTAAGACAGGTTTGTGAAGAAAACCAGAAAAGCTGTCAAAAGAGAGCCCAACTTAAGACAGGTTTGGGAAGAAAAGCAGAAAAGCTGTCAAAAGAAAGCCCAACTTAAGACAGGTTTGGGAAGAAAAGTGGAAAAGCTGTCAAAAGAGAGCCCAACTTAAGACAGGTTTGGAAGGAAAAGCGGAAAAGGTGTCAAAAGAAAGCCCAACTTAAGACAGGTTTGGGGAGAAAATCAGAAAAGCTGTCAAAAGAAAGCCCAACTTAAGACAGATTTGGGAGGAAAAGTGGAAAAGCTGTCAAAGAGAGCCCAACTTAAGACAGGTTTGGAAGGAAAAGCGGAAAAGCTGTCAAAAGAAAGCCTAACTTAAGACAGGTTTGTGAGGAAAAGCAGAAAAGCTGTCAAAAGAAAGCCCAACTTAAGACAGGTTTGTGAAAAAACCAGAAAAGCTGTCAAAAGAAAGCCCAACTTAAGACTGGTTTGGGGAGAAAATCGGAAAAGCTGTCAAAAGAAAGCCTAACTTAAGACAGGTTTGGGAAGAAAACCAGAAAAGCTGTCAAAAGAAAGCCCAACTTAAGACAGGTTTGGGAAGAAAAGTGGAAAAGCTGTCAAAAGAAAGCCTAACTTAAGACAGGTTTGTGATGAAATGCGGAAAAGCTGTCAAAAGAGAGCCCAACTTAAGACAGGTTTGGAAGGAAAAGCGGAAAAGGTGTCAGAAGTAGCTCCTCGCCACAATTAAAAGAGAATTACATCAAGTAAAATGGAATACGGAAAAAATGGAATAATAACAATAATACCTGCATAGCGATATTCGCAGAATCCTGTCGATTAGTTGATTTTATTTGACGAAAGAAAACTGTTATCATTAAATGGAGATATATAATCAGGAATTTATGAATATTTATTTACAGTTTTAAAATTGGTTTACAATTGGTCGGAAGAGGGTAATGTAAAATTTTGTTGTGATAGAATGGGGAGGATGGAATGAATAAAATAATCTCGAACTATATCCAGGCTCACAAGCAGGACATCCTGGATCAATGGATAGATAGGACAAAAGAAGAAGCGGATGACCGGGTAGTCCGCCTTGTTTCAGATCGGGTTTTTCAGTCTGCGAGCAAGGAATTCATCGATTTGATCATCTCGAATTTCAAAGGGACGAGTGAAGAGTACAATGAAAGGTTGACGGATTTTGCTGAAAAGGTTGTCAGGCTTGGCTGGCCTTTGACGTTCGTCACCAAAGGACTGCATACCTTCAATTTGATTGTGTTTGAAGGCATGCAGAAAGAAGGTGTCGTGACGCAAGAGAATCAGATGGAGATCGTTTACGAGTTTGACCGCTGGGCAACTCCGATGAATAATGAAATCGTCAGCGTCTATTCATCCACATGGGAAAGAACAGTCTCCCTCCAGAAAATTGCCTTGCAGGAGCTATCTGCCCCGCTGATTCCTGTGTTTGAAGGAATTACGGTAATGCCGCTAGTAGGTACGATTGATACTGAGCGTGCAAAGCAAATCATGGAAAACCTGCTGAAGGGTGCGGTAAAACACCGTTCCGAAGTAGTACTGATTGATATTACGGGTGTACCTGTCGTTGATACGATGGTTGCCCATCATATTATCCAGGCAGCGGATGCTGTTAGGCTCATCGGTGCCAAGTGCATGCTTGTAGGGATCCGTCCTGAAATTGCACAGACCATCGTCAACCTCGGCATTGACCTGAACCAGTTTACAACAAAGAATAACTTGAAAAAAGGAATCGAAGCAGCTCTTGAGCTGACAAATAAAAAAATCGTTTCATTGGAGGGAGCAAAGTGAGAATACCTATCCTAAAGCTGGATGATTGTCTGTTGGTCTCCATTCAATGGGAGCTTGATGACCAGACCGCTCTTCAATTTCAAGAGGATTTGCTCCATAAGATTCATGAGACAAGTGCGAATGGAGTCGTCATTGATCTGACATCAATTGACTTTATCGACTCTTTTATCGCCAAGGTTCTTGGGGACGTCATTAATATGTCCAAGCTCATGGGTGCGATTGTAGTGATTACCGGAATCCAGCCTGCTGTTGCCATAACGCTAATAGAATTAGGTATCGGCCTTGATGATGTCCTAACTGCATTAGATTTAGAAAAA
It contains:
- a CDS encoding STAS domain-containing protein, with amino-acid sequence MRIPILKLDDCLLVSIQWELDDQTALQFQEDLLHKIHETSANGVVIDLTSIDFIDSFIAKVLGDVINMSKLMGAIVVITGIQPAVAITLIELGIGLDDVLTALDLEKGLEKLQQELGE
- the ndoA gene encoding type II toxin-antitoxin system endoribonuclease NdoA, yielding MIVKRGDVYFADLSPVVGSEQGGVRPVLVIQNDIGNRFSPTVIIAAITAQIQKAKLPTHVEIDAKRYGFERDSVILLEQIRTIDKQRLTDKITHLDDEMMEKVDEALQVSLGLIEF
- a CDS encoding CopG family ribbon-helix-helix protein, with translation MSESSATTEILVKLPQHLLSELDGFVKQENVNRSEFIYQATKMFLREKKKRQIRESMRRGYMEMAKINLTIASEAFQAEYEAEHTVERLVSGG
- a CDS encoding RsbT co-antagonist protein RsbRA, with product MNKIISNYIQAHKQDILDQWIDRTKEEADDRVVRLVSDRVFQSASKEFIDLIISNFKGTSEEYNERLTDFAEKVVRLGWPLTFVTKGLHTFNLIVFEGMQKEGVVTQENQMEIVYEFDRWATPMNNEIVSVYSSTWERTVSLQKIALQELSAPLIPVFEGITVMPLVGTIDTERAKQIMENLLKGAVKHRSEVVLIDITGVPVVDTMVAHHIIQAADAVRLIGAKCMLVGIRPEIAQTIVNLGIDLNQFTTKNNLKKGIEAALELTNKKIVSLEGAK